The genomic region CCCCGGCGCCTGGGCGGCGATGGTCCGCGCCATCCGCAACCTGGGCCGGCCGGGCGTCTCGTCGATGGCCATCTCGGCGGTGGACGCGGCGCTCTGGGATCTGAAGGCGAAGCTCCTCGGGCTGCCGCTGGCGCGCCTGCTCGGGATGGTCCGGCCCGCCATCCCGGCCTACGGCAGCGGCGGCTTCACCTCCTACGGCGAGGCCGAGCTCCGGGAGCAGCTCGGGGGCTGGGCCGCCGAGGGGCTGCGGCGGGTGAAGATGAAGGTGGGGCGCGACCCGGCGGCCGATCCGGCGCGGGTGCGGGCGGCGCGCGAGGCGGTGGGGCCCGAGGTGGCGCTCTTCGTGGACGCCAACGGCGCCTACCGGCGCAAGCAGGCGCTGCGGCTCGCCGAGCGCTTCGCCGCCGAGGGCGTCTCCTGGTTCGAGGAGCCCGTCAGCTCCGACGACCTCGAGGGGCTGCGCCTGCTGCGCGACCGCGCCCCGGCCGGCATGGAGGTGGCCGCCGGCGAGTACGGCTACGACTCCTGGTACTTCCTGCGCATGCTGAAGGCCGGGGCGGTGGACGCCCTCCAGGCCGACGCCACCCGCTGCGCCGGCATCACCGGCTTCCTCGAGGCGGGCGCGCTCGCCGCCGCCTTCGGCGTGCCGCTCTCGAGCCACTGCGCCCCCTCGCTCCACGTGGCGCCGCTGTGCGCGCTCCGGGCCGCCGTGCACGCCGAGTACTTCTTCGACCACGTGCGGCTCGAGGGGATGCTGCTCGACGGCGCGGCCCGCGCCGTGGACGGCGCGCTCGCGCCCGACCTCTCCCGCCCCGGCCTCGGGATCGCCCTCAAGGCGGCCGACGCCGAGCGGTTCCGAGCCCCCTTCTAGAAAGGACCACCCCGTGAACCCGCTCGAGCCCCTCGCCCCGCACCGCGTCCTCCTCCCCGGCCTCGGCCCCGCCGCCGTCCCCGAGGCCCGGGCGCTCGAGGAGGCGCGTGCGCGGCCGGGCGAGTGGGTCACCTCCGAGGCGGCCCGCGCGCTCGAGGCCGACCTGCGGCGGGTCGTCGCGGGCGAGGTCCGCTTCGACGCCGGCAGCCGCGCCCTCTACGCCACCGACGGCTCCAACTACCGGCAGGTGCCCATCGGCGTGGTGGTGCCCCGGAGCGAGGAGGACGTGGTGGCCACGATCGCGCTCTGCCGCAGGCACGGGGCGCCGGTGCTCTCGCGCGGCGGGGGCACCAGCCTCGCCGGGCAGTGCTGCAACGTGGCGGTGGTGATCGACTTCTCGAAGCACGTGAACCGGCTCCTCGAGCTCGACCCCGCGTCGGGCTTCGCCTGGGTGGAGCCCGGGCTGGTGCTCGACCGGCTGCGCGACGCCGCCGAGGCCCACCACCTCACCTTCGGCCCCGATCCCTCCACGCACGACCACTGCACCCTCGGCGGGATGATCGGGAACGACTCCTGCGGCGTCCACTCGGTCATGGCCGGGCGGACCGCCGAGAACGTGCTGGCGCTCGACGTGCTCACCTACGACGGCGCGCGCTTCGTGGTGGGGCCCACCAGCGACGACGCCTACCAGGAGCTCTCCGATCTGGGCGGCCGGCGCGCCGAGATCCACGCGCGGCTCCGGATGCTGCGCGACCGCACCGCCGACCTCGTGCGGGCGCGCTACCCGAGGATCGAGCGGCGGGTCTCCGGCTACAACCTCGACGCCCTCCTGCCCGAGAACGGCTTCGACGTGGCCCGCGCGCTGGTGGGCAGCGAGGGCACCTGCGTGACGGTGCTCCGGGCCAAGGTGCGGCTCGTCCACAGCCCTCCCTCGCGGGCGCTGCTCGTCCTCGGCTACCCGAGCGTCTACGAGGCCGGCGACCACGTCCCGGAGCTGCGCCGCTTCGGGCCCATCGGCCTCGAGGGGATCGACGACCGGCTCGTGGAGGACATGAAGAAGAAGCGGCTCCACCCGGAGCGGCTGAAGCTGCTCCCCGACGGGAAGGGCTGGCTGCTCGTCGAGTTCGGCGGCGACACGCGCGCGGAGGCGGAGGAAAAGGCCCACCGCTGCATGGACGCGCTCCGGAAGGCCCGGGGCGCGCCGTCGATGAAGCTCTTCGACGACCGCGCGGAGGAGGCGATCGTCTGGAAGGTGCGCGAGTCGGGGCTCGGCGCGACCGCCCGCGTCCCGGGCGAGAAGGACACCTGGGAGGGCTGGGAGGACTCGGCGGTCCCGATCGACCGCGTCGGGCCGTACCTGCGCGACCTGCGGCGGCTCTTCGAGGAGTCGGGCTACGACTGCGCGCTCTACGGCCACTTCGGCCAGGGCTGCATCCACACCCGCATCGACTTCGACCTCACCACCCGCGACGGGATCGCCCGCTACCGCCGCTTCGTCGAGCGCGCCGCCGACCTGGTGCTCTCGCACGGCGGCTCGCTCTCGGGCGAGCACGGCGACGGCCAGTCCCGCGCCGAGCTGCTCCCGAAGATGTTCGGGCCGGTGCTCGTGGACGCCTTCCGCGAGTTCAAGGCGATCTGGGACCCCGCCGGCAAGATGAACCCGGGCAAGGTGGTGGACCCGTATCCGCTCGACTCCAACCTGCGGCTCGGCGAGGGGTACCGGGAGCTCGCGCCGCGCACCGCCTTCGCCTTCGACGCCGACGCGCGGCGCTTCGGCCGGGCCACGGCGCGCTGCGTGGGGGTGGGGGAGTGCCGGCGCGACCAC from Anaeromyxobacter paludicola harbors:
- a CDS encoding enolase C-terminal domain-like protein, with translation MPGGTAARVEGVEVSAFTVPTRTPESDGTLEWKATTLVWVEARGGGELGAGYSYADTATARLVHDLLAPLVAGRDALDVPGAWAAMVRAIRNLGRPGVSSMAISAVDAALWDLKAKLLGLPLARLLGMVRPAIPAYGSGGFTSYGEAELREQLGGWAAEGLRRVKMKVGRDPAADPARVRAAREAVGPEVALFVDANGAYRRKQALRLAERFAAEGVSWFEEPVSSDDLEGLRLLRDRAPAGMEVAAGEYGYDSWYFLRMLKAGAVDALQADATRCAGITGFLEAGALAAAFGVPLSSHCAPSLHVAPLCALRAAVHAEYFFDHVRLEGMLLDGAARAVDGALAPDLSRPGLGIALKAADAERFRAPF
- a CDS encoding FAD-binding and (Fe-S)-binding domain-containing protein, giving the protein MNPLEPLAPHRVLLPGLGPAAVPEARALEEARARPGEWVTSEAARALEADLRRVVAGEVRFDAGSRALYATDGSNYRQVPIGVVVPRSEEDVVATIALCRRHGAPVLSRGGGTSLAGQCCNVAVVIDFSKHVNRLLELDPASGFAWVEPGLVLDRLRDAAEAHHLTFGPDPSTHDHCTLGGMIGNDSCGVHSVMAGRTAENVLALDVLTYDGARFVVGPTSDDAYQELSDLGGRRAEIHARLRMLRDRTADLVRARYPRIERRVSGYNLDALLPENGFDVARALVGSEGTCVTVLRAKVRLVHSPPSRALLVLGYPSVYEAGDHVPELRRFGPIGLEGIDDRLVEDMKKKRLHPERLKLLPDGKGWLLVEFGGDTRAEAEEKAHRCMDALRKARGAPSMKLFDDRAEEAIVWKVRESGLGATARVPGEKDTWEGWEDSAVPIDRVGPYLRDLRRLFEESGYDCALYGHFGQGCIHTRIDFDLTTRDGIARYRRFVERAADLVLSHGGSLSGEHGDGQSRAELLPKMFGPVLVDAFREFKAIWDPAGKMNPGKVVDPYPLDSNLRLGEGYRELAPRTAFAFDADARRFGRATARCVGVGECRRDHGGVMCPSYRVTREEMHSTRGRAHLLFEAMEGEPLRGGWREPAVKEALDLCLACKGCKSDCPMNVDMASYKAEFLSHYYQGRLRPRAAYAMGLVMYWARLASFAPWLANLVAAAPGLSALAKWAGGIALRRRVPRFAPYTFREWFRARPPGRGGTPVVLFPDTFNDHFHPETAIAAVEVLEAAGAEVRVPDRWLCCGRPLYDYGLLDRAKGLLGDLVDALSPAAEAGIPIVGLEPSCVAVFRDELVDMLPDDPRARRLSEQVLTLSEWLDRRGDAWTPPRLRGPAVMQGHCHHHAVMGLAPEERVAKAAGLDVTLLDGGCCGMAGSFGFEAGERYRVSVAAGELAVLPAVRKAPPEALVLADGFSCREQIAQGTRRRAVHLAEALAAGLRGGWRAGAPWPERTARGRRPGLPARAWLRKLAPQLALGLALAWVAGALGRRRRGR